The Pseudomonas pergaminensis nucleotide sequence CCGTCGGCTTCACCCAAACTCATGGAGCCACGGGTGAGCATGGCGCGCATGCCCAACTCGCGGACGCTTTCCACTTGTACGTCGATGGCGTTTTCCAGGCCGTCGGGGAACAAGTAGTGGTGGTCCGCCGCTGTGGTGCAGCCCGAGAGCAGCAGTTCGGCCAATGCGACTTTGCTGGCGAGAGCGAGCTTTTCCGGGGTGAGTCGTGCCCAGACCGGGTACAGGGTTTTCAACCAGGGAAACAACGGCTGATTGACCACCGGCGCCCAGGCGCGGGTCAGGGTCTGATAGAAATGATGGTGGGTGTTGATCAGGCCCGGCAGGACCACATGCTCACGGGCATCGAATACCTGTGTGCAGGGTTGTGTGGGCTCTTGTCCCAGGGCCAGCACTTCGGTGATCACACCGTCTTGCAGCACCAGGCCGCCACGGGCATCGAGGCCGTTCGCCGTGAAAATCGCGAGGGGGTTTTTTAACCAGATACGGGTCGCAGGCATTGGCCGGCTCCTCTGAATGATGGGTTCAGGTTTGCCAGCTCAGTGTTGCCCTGTCTGCTGATCCAGGGTCGCCGGTAAAGGCGAGGGGGCAGTCTACGCGCGGATCGTTACCGACGGCAATCGGTCGATAACGATCCTCAGGGTTTTACCAGGCGATGGTGTCGCCTTTGTAATCGATGAAATGATGGCCGCCTTTGCCAGTGTAGGCGTTCACCTGGTCCACCAGGCCGCGCACGCTGGTGTCGACGTCGATGTGTGCGTTTTCACCGCCCATGTCGGTCTTCACCCAGCCTGGGTGCAACGACAGCACGGTCAACTTATGGTCGCCCAGCTGGGTAATAAAGCTGTTGGTCATGGAGTTGAGTGCCGCCTTGCTGGCTTTGTACAGCGCCAGGTCGGAGCCGTCGGGGATGGTCACGCTACCCAGTACCGAACTCATGAAGGCCAATACGCCGCTGTCTTTACGAATTTGCCCGACAAAACGCTGGGCGAGGTTGATCGGCGCTACGGCGTTGGTGAAGAACAGTTGGCCGACTTCTGCCAAGGTGGCGTGGCCCGGCTCTTGATTGGCGGGGCCCTTGACGCCGGCGTTGACGAACAGCAGGTCAAAGGTCCGTTCCTTCAGGCGTTGGCTCAGGGCGATCACGGCTTGCTGGTCGTCCATGTCGAGTTTTTCGATCTTTACTGGGCCGACGGCCTTCAGGGCATCGGCCCTGCTCGGATCGCGCACGGTGGCCGTCACGTCCCAACCGTCCTGCAACAGTTGCTTGACCAAGCCAAGGCCCAGCCCGCGCGAGGCGCCGATGATCAATGCGGTTTTTGGCGTAGACATGAAAAGCTTCCTTTAGAGTCGCGGTTCAGGGAGTGCAACGTTAGCAGTTTCAGCGTTGTAGCAGGATACGCCCACGGCTGAGGTCGGCAAGCTGAGTCTGCAGGGTATCGATATGCGCTTCGCCCAAGGCGAGTTGCAACTCGACGCCATTGGCGGTGAAGGTTTCGTCGACCACCAGCCCGCCCAGTTCAGCAACGCGCAATTTCACCAGGTTCAGCTCGGCGAACCCGCAGGCGCAGCTCAAGGGGACACGGCTGATCAGTTCGATGCGGTCGGCATTTTGCAGGCATTTATTCGCGCCGCCACCGTAGGCGCGGGCGAGGCCGCCGGTGCCCAATTGGATGCCGCCGTACCAGCGAATCACCAACACCGCGACCTGATCAAAACCTTGCGCCTCGATGGCTGCGAGGATCGGGCGCCCGGCGGTGCCGCCGGGTTCGCCGTCGTCATTGCTGCGGTATTGGTCGGCCAGTTTCCAGGCCCAGCAATTGTGCGTGGCGTTCAGGTCGCTGTGTTGCTCGAAAAACGCCTGGGCGTCTTGCGCGCTGGTGATCGGTGCGGCGAGGGTAATAAAGCGGCTTTTGCGTATTTCTTCGCGAAACTCGCAAAGGCCGGTGAGCGTGAAAGGCATAAGTCGCTTCGATTAATAGACGGGCTTGATGCCACAGCCCTTGAGAATGATGTGGATCAGGTTGGTGCCGGCGTCTTCCATGTCCTGCTTGGTCAGCTTGGTACGACCGGTGACGCGGCAAATCTGGGTGGCAAAGTCGGCGTAGTGCTGGGTGCTGCCCCACAACAGGAAGATCAGGTGCACGGGGTCTATGGGGTCCATCTTGCCGGCGTCGATCCAAGCCTGGAACACGGCCGCGCGGCCGCTGAACCAGGCGCGGTAGTCCTGGCTGAAATATTCGGTCAGGCATTCGCCGCCGCTGATAATCTCCATGGCGAAGATCCGCGAGGCCTGGGGGTGGCGTCGCGAAAACTCCATCTTGGTGCGGATGTAGCGGGTGAGCGCCACGGCTGGGTCATCCTCGGCGGTCAGCGCGTTGAAGGTGCTGTCCCACAGTTCGAGGATATTGCTGAGCACCGCGATGTACAGCCCCAGCTTGTTAGTGAAGTAGTAATGCAGGTTGGCCTTCGGCAGTCCGGCACTGGCAGCGATGGTGTTCATGCTGGTGCCTTTGAAGCCATGGCGCGCGAACTCATCTTCAGCAGCCTGGAGAATCGCTTGTTCGTTCTTTTGCCGAATGCGGCTGGCGGGTTTACCGGCTTGGTTGCTGTGGGCAGGAACTTCGAGGCTCATGGAGGTTTCCGTGCTGATCGATAGAGACGACGTGTGCACAGATAACCCACCCTCAAGCCCCAGACAAGTCCTGATGCAATAAAACCGTCAAAGCGGTTCCAGACTGTCGCTTTCCGGCGCTTTGTTTGCGGCAGTCACGGGCGCTTTGCTTTCCGGCAGCAGCAGGCACAACAGGATGGCCGTCAGCCCGCCGCTGGTGATGGCCGAGTCAAACAGGTTCTGCACCAGCGTTGGCATCAGGTGCAGCAGGTTCGGTTGGGCGGCGATACCCAGGCCGACGCCAAACGAGGTGGCGATGATCAGCATGCTGCGCCGGTCCAGCGGAGCCTGGGCAAGAATGCGCACGCCGGCGGCGGCCACACTCCCGAACATCACCAGGGTTGCGCCGCCCAGTACCGGTTTGGGGATTTGCTGCAGCACGGCACCAATCAACGGAAACAGGCCCAGGCAAAACAGCACCACGCCGATGTAGAGGCCAACGTAACGGCTGGCCACGCCAGTGAGTTGGATCACGCCGTTGTTCTGCGCGAAGGTGGTGTTGGGGAAGGCGCTGAAAGTGGCAGCGATCATGCAGCTCACGCCGTCGCCGAGTACGCCGCCCTTGAGCCGGCTTATATAAGAGGGGCCGCTGATGGGCTGACGGGCGATCATGCAGTTGGCGGTGAGGTCGCCAACGGTTTCGATGCTGCTGATCAGATAAATCAGCGCGATCGGCAGGAAAGCGCTCCAGTCGAACTTGAAACCAAAGCGGAGCGGAATCGGCACGCTGACCAGCGGCAGGTCGGGTAGGGCCTGGGGCACGAGTTTGCCGCTGAACCAGGCGGCGAGGCTGCCGAGCGCGAGTCCGATGATGATTGCAGAGAGGCGTACCCAAGGGGTGTTGGAGCGGTTGAGCAAAATGATCGTCAGCACCACGAACAGGCCCAGTGCCAGGTTGGTGGGCGCGCCGAAATCGGCGGCGTTGAACCCGCCGCCAAGGTCAGTGATACCGACCTTGATCAAGCTGATGCCGATCAGGGTGATGACAATCCCCGTCACCAGTGGCGTGATGACCCGACGCAGTTGGCCGATAAACCGGCTCAACACGATTTGCACCGCAGCACCGAAAAAGCACACGCCAAAGATCATCGCCATGATGTCCTCCGGGCTGCCACCTCGTTGTTTCACCAGGAAGCCTGCCGACAGCACCGCGCCGAGGAACGCGAAGCTCGTGCCTTGCAGGCAGATCATCCCGGCGCCGATACCAAAAGGTCTACGCGCCTGGATGAACGTGCCTACGCCGGAAACCATCAGCGCCATGCTGATCAGGTAGGGCAAATGGGCGGTGAGTCCCAAGGTAGAGCCGATGATCAGCGGCGGGGTGATGATGCCGACGAAAGCGGCGAGTACGTGTTGCAGGGCAGCGAGGAAGGCCGGAGCAGGTTTCGGCCGATCGTTGAGGCCGTAAATCAGGTCGCTGGGGCTGGAAGATTCTGGTGGCATGGCGGGCAAACTCGAGTCGGACGGTTCTAGGTCCTTGAACTCTTGCAAAAAGCTGTCCAGTTGCTCAGCTTTTTGCGCAAGGCCCGAGCTAGCGCGTTGCAGCCAGGCTTTCGAGGAAGCTTTCCAGCACCAAATGGGGGCGACGGCCTTTGCGCGTGACCGATGCGAGGCTTAAATCGTAAAACCGTGTAGCCGGTTTCAGCGCACGCAGTCGGCCTTGTTGTACCCATAGGCTGGCGTAGTGATCAGGCAGGTAGCCGATGTAGCGGCCGGTGAGAATCAGGAACGCCATGCCTTCTCGGTCAGAGGCGCTGGCGGTGCAGTTGAGCGCCTGGTAATGGGCCTGGATCTCGGCGGGCAAGCGAAAGGTTGGGGCGATGGCGTCTTGGGCATCGATGCGTGCATCGTCCAGTTGTTTATCGTCGGCATAGAACAGCGGGTGGCCCACCGCGCAGTAGAGCAGGGAGCGCTCGCTGTACAGCGGCTGGTATTCCAGACCCGACAGTGCGCTGGCCTGTGGCACCACGCCGACATGCAGGCGGCCGTCGAGGACCCCTTGCTCGACTTCATTGGGAGCGATCATGCGAATCTGGATCTGCACGTCCGGGCCGCGCTCCTTTAACTGTGCGAGTGCGTGGGTGATGCGCATGTGGGGCAGGGTGACGAGGTTGTCGGTGAGGCCGATGATCAGCTCGCCACGCAGATGCTGGTGCAGGCCGTTGACTTCGGTACGAAAGCTTTCCAGAGCACTTAATAGTTGCAGGGCCGACTGATAGACCTCGCGGCCCTCTTCGGTCAGGGAAAAACCGGCGCGGCCGCGTTGGCACAGTCTTAATCCGAGCCGTTGTTCGAGATCGCTCATTTGCTGGCTGATCGCCGAACGCCCGATGCCCAATACGGTTTCGGCCGCCGAAAAGCCGCCGCATTCCACCACGCTGCGAAAGATGCGCAGCAGGCGGATATCGAAGTCACTGACTTGGGCCAAAGGGTCGGGTCGACGGCTGCTCATAGTTTAGTGAAGGCCTGACTGAAGGTTAGAAGAGTTGGATTTCACCGACTTTATCGCCGTGGCAATTTAGCTGCAACAACGCTTTTCAATCCCGACGCTGCCTTTTGCCTTGCGAGGTTTTGCTGATGAACATGCCCGAAAACGCCCCATCGTCCCTGGCCAGCCAATTGAAGCTGGATGCTCACTGGATGCCGTACACCGCCAACCGTAACTTCCAGCGTGACCCGCGCCTGATCGTTGCTGCCGAAGGAAGCTGGCTGACTGATGACAAGGGCCGCAAGGTGTACGACTCGCTGTCGGGCCTGTGGACGTGCGGCGCTGGGCACACCCGCAAGGAAATCCAGGAAGCGGTCGCCAAGCAACTGGGCACGCTGGACTACTCGCCGGGCTTCCAATACGGTCATCCGCTGTCCTTTCAACTGGCGGAAAAGATCACCGACCTGACCCCAGGCAACCTGAACCACGTGTTCTTCACCGACTCCGGCTCCGAGTGCGCCGATACCGCGGTGAAGATGGTGCGTGCGTACTGGCGTCTAAAAGGCCAGGCCACCAAGACCAAGATGATCGGCCGCGCCCGTGGTTACCACGGTGTGAACATCGCCGGCACCAGCCTGGGTGGCGTCAACGGTAACCGTAAGCTGTTTGGCCAGGGTTTGATGGACGTTGACCATTTGCCGCACACCTTGCTGGCAAGCAATGCCTTCTCCCGTGGCATGCCGGAGCAGGGCGGTATCGCGCTGGCCGACGAACTGCTCAAGCTGATCGAATTGCACGATGCGTCGAACATCGCCGCAGTCTTTGTCGAGCCAATGGCCGGCTCCGCTGGCGTGCTGGTACCGCCGCAGGGCTACCTCAAGCGTCTGCGTGAGATCTGTGATCAACACAACATCCTGCTGGTGTTCGACGAAGTGATCACCGGTTTCGGCCGTACTGGCTCAATGTTTGGTGCCGACAGCTTCGGTGTGACCCCGGACCTGATGTGCATCGCCAAGCAAGTCACCAACGGCGCTATCCCGATGGGCGCCGTGATTGCCAGCAGCGAGATCTATCAGACCTTCATGAACCAGGCGACGCCGGAGTACGCGGTGGAATTCCCCCACGGCTATACCTATTCGGCGCACCCGGTAGCCTGTGCGGCCGGCCTGGCGGCGTTGGACCTGTTGCAGAAGGAAAACCTGGTGCAGAGCGTGGCCGAAGTCGCACCGCACTTTGAGAATGCGCTGCATGGCCTGAAGGGCAGCAAGAACGTGATCGACATTCGCAACTACGGTCTGGCCGGCGCGATCCAGATCGCCCCGCGTGACGGCGATGCCATCGTGCGACCATTCGAGGCCGGCATGGCCTTGTGGAAAGCAGGTTTCTACGTGCGTTTTGGCGGCGACACCCTGCAGTTCGGGCCAACCTTTAACAGCAAGCCGCAAGACCTGGATCGCCTGTTCGATGCGGTCGGTGAAGTGCTGAACAAGATCGACTGATTTCTCCTTCTATATAGAACAACTTTTCAGGAGCCCTGCATGAGCCTTATCCAGCATTTGATCAACGGTGAATTGATCAACGACAGCGGTCGCAGTGCCGACGTGTACAACCCGTCCACCGGCCAGGTGATCCACCAGGTGCCGCTGGCCAGCCGTGAAACCATTCAACAGGCGATCGACGCAGCCAAGGCGGCGTTCCCGGCGTGGCGTAATACCCCGCCGGCCAAACGCGCCCAAGTGATGTTCCGTTTCAAGCAGTTGCTGGAGCAGAACGAAGCGCGTATCTCCCAATTGATCAGCGAAGAGCACGGCAAGACGCTGGAAGATGCCGCGGGTGAGCTGAAGCGTGGGATCGAGAACGTCGAGTACGCGTGTTCGGCGCCGGAAATTCTGAAGGGCGAGTACAGTCGTAACGTAGGGCCGAACATTGATGCTTGGTCGGATTTCCAACCGCTGGGTGTAGTGGCTGGTATCACGCCGTTCAACTTCCCGGCGATGGTGCCGTTGTGGATGTACCCGCTGGCGATCGTCTGTGGCAACTGTTTCATCCTCAAGCCATCGGAGCGTGATCCAAGCTCGACGCTATTGATCGCACAGCTGCTGCAGGAGGCCGGTCTGCCTAAAGGCGTGTTGAGCGTGGTGCACGGCGACAAGGGCGCGGTGGATGCGCTGATCGAAGCACCGGAAGTGAAAGCGCTGAGCTTCGTGGGCTCGACGCCGATTGCCGAGTACATCTATTCCGAAGCAACCAGGCGCGGCAAACGCGTCCAGGCGTTGGGTGGGGCGAAGAACCACGCGGTACTGATGCCGGATGCGGATTTGGACAACGCCGTCAGTGCTCTGATGGGCGCGGCATACGGTTCCTGCGGCGAGCGTTGCATGGCGATCTCGGTGGCCGTGTGCGTGGGCGACCAGGTGGCGGATGCGTTGATCGCCAAGCTCGTGCCGCAGGTCAAGGCATTGAAGATCGGTGCGGGCACCTCTTGCGGGCTGGATATGGGGCCGCTGGTGACCGGGCAGGCTCGGGATAAAGTCAGCGGCTATATAGAAGACGGTGTTTCATCGGGCGCCAAGTTGGTGGTTGATGGTCGCGGTCTGAGCGTTGCGGGCCACGAGGAGGGGTTCTTCCTGGGTGGCAGTCTGTTTGATCATGTGACGCCTGAAATGCGTATCTACAAAGAAGAGATCTTTGGGCCGGTGCTGTGTGTGGTGCGAGTGGCTAGCCTGGAAGCGGCGATGCAACTGATCAATGATCACGAATACGGTAACGGAACGTGCATCTTCACCCGTGACGGTGAAGCGGCGCGGCTGTTCTGTGACGAGATTGAAGTGGGCATGGTGGGCGTTAACGTTCCACTGCCGGTGCCGGTGGCCTATCACAGCTTTGGTGGCTGGAAGCGTTCGCTGTTTGGCGACCTGCATGCCTATGGGCCGGATGGGGTGCGTTTCTACACCCGTCGTAAGGCGATTACCCAGCGTTGGCCGCAACGGGCCAGCCATGAAGCGTCTCAGTTTGCCTTCCCTAGTTTGTAAGGTTGGCTAGAAAGCCGGCCCCTTGGGGCCGGCTTTTGCGTTTTTGGGGCCTTTTTGACCGATATGACAGAAATGTGAAAAAAGGTGTTGACGGCAGATTCTGGAAGTCTATAATTCGCCCCACTTCCGGCGCAGTCGAAACGGAAAACTCCTTGGTAAACAAAGAGTTACGCAGAATTCGACAGCGATTTGCTTCAGGTCATCGAAGCCCAGAAGGAGTTGGTAGAGCAGTGTTGTTTGGCTCTATTAACGTTTCGATCTTCTCGGTCGAAAGCGGAGAAAAAGAGGTGTTGACAGCAGCGTGTAACGCTGTAGAATTCGCCTCCCGCTAACGAGAGATCGGAAGCGCAAGTGGTTGAAGTTGTTGAAGAAATCTTCGAAAACTTCTGAAAATAATCACTTGACAGCAAATGAGGCTGCTGTAGAATGCGCGCCTCGGTTGAGACGAAAGATCTTAACCAACCGCTCTTTAACAACTGAATCAAGCAATTCGTGTGGGTGCTTGTGGAGTCAGACTGATAGTCAACAAGATTATCAGCATCACAAGTTACTCCGCGAGAAATCAAAGATGTAACCAACGATTGCTGAGCCAAGTTTAGGGTTTCTTAAAAACCCAAAGATGTTTGAACTGAAGAGTTTGATCATGGCTCAGATTGAACGCTGGCGGCAGGCCTAACACATGCAAGTCGAGCGGTAGAGAGAAGCTTGCTTCTCTTGAGAGCGGCGGACGGGTGAGTAATGCCTAGGAATCTGCCTGGTAGTGGGGGATAACGTTCGGAAACGGACGCTAATACCGCATACGTCCTACGGGAGAAAGCAGGGGACCTTCGGGCCTTGCGCTATCAGATGAGCCTAGGTCGGATTAGCTAGTTGGTGAGGTAATGGCTCACCAAGGCGACGATCCGTAACTGGTCTGAGAGGATGATCAGTCACACTGGAACTGAGACACGGTCCAGACTCCTACGGGAGGCAGCAGTGGGGAATATTGGACAATGGGCGAAAGCCTGATCCAGCCATGCCGCGTGTGTGAAGAAGGTCTTCGGATTGTAAAGCACTTTAAGTTGGGAGGAAGGGTTGTAGATTAATACTCTGCAATTTTGACGTTACCGACAGAATAAGCACCGGCTAACTCTGTGCCAGCAGCCGCGGTAATACAGAGGGTGCAAGCGTTAATCGGAATTACTGGGCGTAAAGCGCGCGTAGGTGGTTTGTTAAGTTGGATGTGAAATCCCCGGGCTCAACCTGGGAACTGCATTCAAAACTGACTGACTAGAGTATGGTAGAGGGTGGTGGAATTTCCTGTGTAGCGGTGAAATGCGTAGATATAGGAAGGAACACCAGTGGCGAAGGCGACCACCTGGACTAATACTGACACTGAGGTGCGAAAGCGTGGGGAGCAAACAGGATTAGATACCCTGGTAGTCCACGCCGTAAACGATGTCAACTAGCCGTTGGAAGCCTTGAGCTTTTAGTGGCGCAGCTAACGCATTAAGTTGACCGCCTGGGGAGTACGGCCGCAAGGTTAAAACTCAAATGAATTGACGGGGGCCCGCACAAGCGGTGGAGCATGTGGTTTAATTCGAAGCAACGCGAAGAACCTTACCAGGCCTTGACATCCAATGAACTTTCTAGAGATAGATTGGTGCCTTCGGGAACATTGAGACAGGTGCTGCATGGCTGTCGTCAGCTCGTGTCGTGAGATGTTGGGTTAAGTCCCGTAACGAGCGCAACCCTTGTCCTTAGTTACCAGCACGTTATGGTGGGCACTCTAAGGAGACTGCCGGTGACAAACCGGAGGAAGGTGGGGATGACGTCAAGTCATCATGGCCCTTACGGCCTGGGCTACACACGTGCTACAATGGTCGGTACAGAGGGTTGCCAAGCCGCGAGGTGGAGCTAATCCCATAAAACCGATCGTAGTCCGGATCGCAGTCTGCAACTCGACTGCGTGAAGTCGGAATCGCTAGTAATCGCGAATCAGAATGTCGCGGTGAATACGTTCCCGGGCCTTGTACACACCGCCCGTCACACCATGGGAGTGGGTTGCACCAGAAGTAGCTAGTCTAACCTTCGGGAGGACGGTTACCACGGTGTGATTCATGACTGGGGTGAAGTCGTAACAAGGTAGCCGTAGGGGAACCTGCGGCTGGATCACCTCCTTAATCGACGACATCAGCTGCTCCATAAGTTCCCACACGAATTGCTTGATTCATTGAAGAAGACGATAAGAAGCAGCCCGAAATTGGGTCTGTAGCTCAGTTGGTTAGAGCGCACCCCTGATAAGGGTGAGGTCGGCAGTTCGAATCTGCCCAGACCCACCAATTTTGTGTGGGAAACGCCTGTAGAAATACGGGGCCATAGCTCAGCTGGGAGAGCGCCTGCCTTGCACGCAGGAGGTCAACGGTTCGATCCCGTTTGGCTCCACCACTACTGCTTCTGAAAGTTTTGAAAGCTTAGAAATGAGCATTCCATCCAAGTGATGGTGAATGTTGATTTCTAGTCTTTGATTAGATCGTTCTTTAAAAATTTGGGTATGTGATAGAAAGATAGACTGAACGTTACTTTCACTGGTAACGGATCAGGCTAAGGTAAAATTTGTGAGTTCTCTTAATTGAGAAATTCGAATTTTCGGCGAATGTCGTCTTCACAGTATAACCAGATTGCTTGGGGTTATATGGTCAAGTGAAGAAGCGCATACGGTGGATGCCTTGGCAGTCAGAGGCGATGAAAGACGTGGTAGCCTGCGAAAAGCTTCGGGGAGTCGGCAAACAGACTTTGATCCGGAGATGTCTGAATGGGGGAACCCAGCCATCATAAGATGGTTATCTTGTACTGAATACATAGGTGCAAGAGGCGAACCAGGGGAACTGAAACATCTAAGTACCCTGAGGAAAAGAAATCAACCGAGATTCCCTTAGTAGTGGCGAGCGAACGGGGACTAGCCCTTAAGTGGCTTTGAGATTAGCGGAACGCTCTGGAAAGTGCGGCCATAGTGGGTGATAGCCCTGTACGCGAAAATCTCTTAGTCATGAAATCGAGTAGGACGGAGCACGAGAAACTTTGTCTGAATATGGGGGGACCATCCTCCAAGGCTAAATACTACTGACTGACCGATAGTGAACTAGTACCGTGAGGGAAAGGCGAAAAGAACCCCGGAGAGGGGAGTGAAATAGATCCTGAAACCGTATGCGTACAAGCAGTGGGAGCAGACTTTGTTCTGTGACTGC carries:
- a CDS encoding SDR family oxidoreductase, with the protein product MSTPKTALIIGASRGLGLGLVKQLLQDGWDVTATVRDPSRADALKAVGPVKIEKLDMDDQQAVIALSQRLKERTFDLLFVNAGVKGPANQEPGHATLAEVGQLFFTNAVAPINLAQRFVGQIRKDSGVLAFMSSVLGSVTIPDGSDLALYKASKAALNSMTNSFITQLGDHKLTVLSLHPGWVKTDMGGENAHIDVDTSVRGLVDQVNAYTGKGGHHFIDYKGDTIAW
- a CDS encoding IMPACT family protein translates to MPFTLTGLCEFREEIRKSRFITLAAPITSAQDAQAFFEQHSDLNATHNCWAWKLADQYRSNDDGEPGGTAGRPILAAIEAQGFDQVAVLVIRWYGGIQLGTGGLARAYGGGANKCLQNADRIELISRVPLSCACGFAELNLVKLRVAELGGLVVDETFTANGVELQLALGEAHIDTLQTQLADLSRGRILLQR
- a CDS encoding TetR/AcrR family transcriptional regulator, producing MSLEVPAHSNQAGKPASRIRQKNEQAILQAAEDEFARHGFKGTSMNTIAASAGLPKANLHYYFTNKLGLYIAVLSNILELWDSTFNALTAEDDPAVALTRYIRTKMEFSRRHPQASRIFAMEIISGGECLTEYFSQDYRAWFSGRAAVFQAWIDAGKMDPIDPVHLIFLLWGSTQHYADFATQICRVTGRTKLTKQDMEDAGTNLIHIILKGCGIKPVY
- a CDS encoding uracil-xanthine permease family protein, which codes for MPPESSSPSDLIYGLNDRPKPAPAFLAALQHVLAAFVGIITPPLIIGSTLGLTAHLPYLISMALMVSGVGTFIQARRPFGIGAGMICLQGTSFAFLGAVLSAGFLVKQRGGSPEDIMAMIFGVCFFGAAVQIVLSRFIGQLRRVITPLVTGIVITLIGISLIKVGITDLGGGFNAADFGAPTNLALGLFVVLTIILLNRSNTPWVRLSAIIIGLALGSLAAWFSGKLVPQALPDLPLVSVPIPLRFGFKFDWSAFLPIALIYLISSIETVGDLTANCMIARQPISGPSYISRLKGGVLGDGVSCMIAATFSAFPNTTFAQNNGVIQLTGVASRYVGLYIGVVLFCLGLFPLIGAVLQQIPKPVLGGATLVMFGSVAAAGVRILAQAPLDRRSMLIIATSFGVGLGIAAQPNLLHLMPTLVQNLFDSAITSGGLTAILLCLLLPESKAPVTAANKAPESDSLEPL
- a CDS encoding LysR family transcriptional regulator, giving the protein MSSRRPDPLAQVSDFDIRLLRIFRSVVECGGFSAAETVLGIGRSAISQQMSDLEQRLGLRLCQRGRAGFSLTEEGREVYQSALQLLSALESFRTEVNGLHQHLRGELIIGLTDNLVTLPHMRITHALAQLKERGPDVQIQIRMIAPNEVEQGVLDGRLHVGVVPQASALSGLEYQPLYSERSLLYCAVGHPLFYADDKQLDDARIDAQDAIAPTFRLPAEIQAHYQALNCTASASDREGMAFLILTGRYIGYLPDHYASLWVQQGRLRALKPATRFYDLSLASVTRKGRRPHLVLESFLESLAATR
- a CDS encoding aspartate aminotransferase family protein is translated as MNMPENAPSSLASQLKLDAHWMPYTANRNFQRDPRLIVAAEGSWLTDDKGRKVYDSLSGLWTCGAGHTRKEIQEAVAKQLGTLDYSPGFQYGHPLSFQLAEKITDLTPGNLNHVFFTDSGSECADTAVKMVRAYWRLKGQATKTKMIGRARGYHGVNIAGTSLGGVNGNRKLFGQGLMDVDHLPHTLLASNAFSRGMPEQGGIALADELLKLIELHDASNIAAVFVEPMAGSAGVLVPPQGYLKRLREICDQHNILLVFDEVITGFGRTGSMFGADSFGVTPDLMCIAKQVTNGAIPMGAVIASSEIYQTFMNQATPEYAVEFPHGYTYSAHPVACAAGLAALDLLQKENLVQSVAEVAPHFENALHGLKGSKNVIDIRNYGLAGAIQIAPRDGDAIVRPFEAGMALWKAGFYVRFGGDTLQFGPTFNSKPQDLDRLFDAVGEVLNKID
- a CDS encoding CoA-acylating methylmalonate-semialdehyde dehydrogenase, with the protein product MSLIQHLINGELINDSGRSADVYNPSTGQVIHQVPLASRETIQQAIDAAKAAFPAWRNTPPAKRAQVMFRFKQLLEQNEARISQLISEEHGKTLEDAAGELKRGIENVEYACSAPEILKGEYSRNVGPNIDAWSDFQPLGVVAGITPFNFPAMVPLWMYPLAIVCGNCFILKPSERDPSSTLLIAQLLQEAGLPKGVLSVVHGDKGAVDALIEAPEVKALSFVGSTPIAEYIYSEATRRGKRVQALGGAKNHAVLMPDADLDNAVSALMGAAYGSCGERCMAISVAVCVGDQVADALIAKLVPQVKALKIGAGTSCGLDMGPLVTGQARDKVSGYIEDGVSSGAKLVVDGRGLSVAGHEEGFFLGGSLFDHVTPEMRIYKEEIFGPVLCVVRVASLEAAMQLINDHEYGNGTCIFTRDGEAARLFCDEIEVGMVGVNVPLPVPVAYHSFGGWKRSLFGDLHAYGPDGVRFYTRRKAITQRWPQRASHEASQFAFPSL